AAGAGTGCCTCACGTGCGAGGAGATGTGTCCCGTCACGCCGAGGGCCATCTCGCACCGCACCGTCGAGGTGGCGAACAACGAGTGGCTCAAGATGCCCGACGACAGGCGCAACCGCTACGAGCAACTGGAGGCGAAGCGCGAGGAGGACCTGTCCGCCATAGCCCGCAGGGCGACGGCGGAAGGCCTGACGCCCGCCGAGGAAGCGGAACTGGAGACGATGCCGCCGAAGATGCGGCCCCTCGCCCTGCCCTATCTTCTGCCGTGCCGGTGCATCGGGTGCGGCGTGTGCGAGAACGTCTGCCCGGTGGACGGATCGAGCGGCATCCGGGTCGAACGGCTCCAAGCCGGCGCCGCGCCATCGGGCGGAGGCGGCAAGGGCAAAGGTCCCGGCCCGCGCGCCCGTCGCGGCCGGGGCAGAGGCTAGAACTGGTTTCATAACTGAAGGGTGGCGGGTCTCCCCTGGCACGGCAGGCGTGCCGTGGCCTGACGGCTGACCCGCCACCCTCCAAATCCCGGCGCGCCGGGATGAAATCGCGGCGTCCCGGCGGGACGCCGCGCAACGGTCGGGGCAGCGCGACGGGAAGATACCCCCAGGGGTAATTTTCGGAAAGGGGGGTATTGCATTGGCGGGGCATTTGGTGTAAAGTGGCGGGCACAAGCGACCGTTAGAGAGGGAAAGGAACGCGCGAATGACCATGCTTTCGCAACGGCGCGAAAGTATGGCACCCACAAGTTCAACTGTGGCGGACCACTAGGCACAACGGAAAGCAGGCGCGGGAGAGGTCGCCTCCCGTTGCCCAAGTGTCGTAAGGAGCAGGCGTCATGGCAACGCAGGTGAAGCAGGATCTGATTCAGAACTACCGGACTCACGAAGGCGACACAGGGTCGCCGGAAGTCCAGGTCGCGCTCCTGACGGAACGCATCCGCCACCTGACCGAACACCTGAAGACCCACCGCAAGGACCATTCGTCCCGCCGGGGTCTCTTGAAGATGGTGGGCCGGCGTGCCCGTCTGTTGAAGTACCTTCTGCTGCACGACCGCAAGCGCTACCAAACGGTCATCGAGCGGCTCGGCATTCGCCGGTAAAACGACACGGTGTTTTCAACGCAGAGTACGCGGAGAACGCAGAGGAAGGATTGAGTAACAACGGCAAACAGAAGCCTGTTTTGCTGTTCCCCTGTCTTTGCGGTTCTCTGCGTGCTCTGCGATCTCTGCGTTGAGATAACGTTGTAGCGGAAGAGGCAGCGGCAAGGGAACGAACGACAGAAAACAAGAAAGGTTGGAACGGACAATGGCTATGGTGAGAATCGAAAGAGAGATCGCGGGACGGACGCTGGTCATCGAGACCGGCCGGGTGGCAAAGCAAGCGGGCGGCAGCGTGCTGATGCGTTACGGGGACACGGTGGTGCTGGTGACGGCGACGTCGGCGGCGCCGCGGGAAGGCATCGATTTCTTCCCCCTGACGGTGGAGTACCGGGAGTACACGTATGCGGCCGGGAAGATTCCCGGCGGATTCTTCAAGCGCGAGGGACGCCCCTCCACCAAGGAAACCCTCACGTGC
Above is a window of Planctomycetota bacterium DNA encoding:
- the rpsO gene encoding 30S ribosomal protein S15, which produces MATQVKQDLIQNYRTHEGDTGSPEVQVALLTERIRHLTEHLKTHRKDHSSRRGLLKMVGRRARLLKYLLLHDRKRYQTVIERLGIRR